A genome region from Triticum aestivum cultivar Chinese Spring chromosome 2B, IWGSC CS RefSeq v2.1, whole genome shotgun sequence includes the following:
- the LOC123046932 gene encoding probable plastid-lipid-associated protein 9, chloroplastic, with the protein MAAAAAATLAPASPPLLPSVCVRRDGRLRLTPRRAAGCRCRATAQFQGGPAASYAREMERLSAKESLLLAFRDSGGFESFVSGKTTEMQKIDVNERIVGLERLNPTPRPTTSPYLEGRWNIEWFGDSSPGSFASKLLFERSPTSVAHFTGLDVVIRDGYCKISSNVKLFNTIQNRFVLTTQLSVEGPIRMKEEYVEGFLETPKISEETLPEQLKGLIGQTAGALQQLPASIRDAVSEGVKLPLNGMYQRLFMISYLDEEILIIRDAAGAPDVLTKLEGPQPNPMENTPDVVIPEYQS; encoded by the exons atggccgccgccgccgcagcgacgCTCGCCCCGGCCTCCCCTCCGCTGCTGCCCTCCGTCTGCGTCCGCCGCGACGGCCGGCTGCGCCTcacgccccgccgcgccgccgggtGCCGCTGCAGGGCGACGGCGCAGTTCCAGGGCGGCCCCGCCGCCAGCTACGCCCGCGAGATGGAGCGCCTCTCCGCCAAGGAGTCCCTGCTCCTCGCC TTCAGGGACTCTGGAGGCTTCGAATCCTTTGTGAGCGGCAAGACCACGGAGATGCAGAAGATCGACGTCAATGAGCGCATCGTCGGCCTCGAACGCCTCAACCCCACTCCTCGTCCCACAAC ATCGCCCTACCTGGAAGGTCGATGGAACATTGAATGGTTCGGTGATAGCAGTCCTGGATCATTTGCATCCAAGCTTTTGTTTGA GAGGTCACCTACAAGTGTCGCACACTTTACGGGGCTTGATGTGGTGATCAGGGATGGCTACTGCAAAATTTCCTCAAACGTCAAGCTCTTTAATACG ATACAAAACAGATTTGTTCTGACTACTCAGCTGTCTGTGGAGGGGCCTATCAGGATGAAGGAGGAGTACGTTGAGGGATTTTTGGAAACCCCCAAAATCAGTGAAGAAACACTGCCTGAACAACTGAAGGGCTTAATTGGACAAACTGCAGGGGCTCTACAACAACTTCCTGCCTCTATAAGGGATGCTGTTTCGGAGGGGGTTAAGTTACCTCTTA ATGGGATGTACCAGCGCTTATTCATGATTTCCTACCTTGATGAAGAAATACTG ATAATCCGAGATGCTGCTGGAGCACCTGATGTCCTGACAAAACTGGAAGGGCCGCAACCAAACCCAATGGAGAACACGCCCGATGTAGTGATTCCGGAATATCAAAGCTAG